The Niallia alba genome includes a window with the following:
- a CDS encoding short-chain dehydrogenase, which translates to MTHVLIIGGTGMLVEVSRWLAEQEGYKISIVGRNPVPMNRLVDNLNAKTKITPLLVDYTNSTVFREMLSWTIQQNGPIDLVVAWVHSIGENTLNIVKDEVSKDGHKWCLFHIIGSSSDLSEVKKEIAIPENCSYYQIQLGFILEKDHSRWLTHEEISDGVIEAIKNKRERKIIGVIDPWDKRP; encoded by the coding sequence ATGACGCATGTATTAATTATTGGCGGCACAGGAATGCTTGTTGAGGTATCTAGATGGCTAGCTGAACAAGAAGGCTACAAAATATCTATTGTTGGGAGAAACCCTGTTCCTATGAATAGATTAGTAGATAACTTGAATGCTAAAACGAAAATAACTCCATTATTGGTTGATTATACAAATTCTACTGTATTTAGAGAGATGTTAAGTTGGACCATTCAACAGAATGGGCCAATTGATTTGGTTGTTGCATGGGTTCATTCTATAGGGGAAAATACATTGAATATAGTAAAGGACGAAGTTTCTAAGGATGGACATAAATGGTGTTTATTCCACATTATTGGTAGTAGTTCAGATTTATCGGAAGTAAAGAAGGAAATAGCCATTCCAGAAAATTGCAGCTATTATCAGATTCAACTAGGTTTCATTTTGGAAAAAGACCATTCAAGATGGCTAACACATGAAGAGATTTCAGATGGGGTAATCGAAGCCATAAAAAATAAAAGGGAGAGAAAAATAATAGGCGTAATCGACCCATGGGATAAAAGACCATAA
- a CDS encoding HIT domain-containing protein, whose amino-acid sequence MTEDFYCDEVLSGKTTVRKVMETENVLAYYHTKPFYPIHIVTIPKKHIASLITLEEADNNLLLELFGVIKQVAATVTQEHGACRVITNIGKYQDSKHLHWHIVHGNPLK is encoded by the coding sequence ATGACAGAAGATTTCTATTGTGACGAGGTTCTTAGCGGAAAAACAACGGTTAGAAAAGTTATGGAAACAGAAAATGTCTTAGCTTATTATCATACAAAACCCTTCTATCCAATCCATATCGTTACTATTCCGAAAAAACATATCGCTTCTCTAATTACTTTAGAAGAAGCGGATAATAATTTACTATTGGAGCTTTTTGGTGTTATAAAACAAGTGGCTGCTACAGTAACTCAAGAGCATGGTGCATGCAGAGTTATTACCAATATCGGGAAGTATCAAGATTCAAAACATTTACATTGGCATATTGTTCATGGTAACCCACTAAAATAA
- a CDS encoding GNAT family N-acetyltransferase produces MLLKSLGKNIYIKQPEWRELAFVEWLWADKDTMIDVGGTVDFKESRKVEWYRRMVQPTDKRNLYYLIYTYEDIPVGEVSFHRFDKEKGLAELNVKIAYKYRRKGYAKEAISLLLNYYFYEFNGEVMVDRVAKNNIPGQKLLVDYGFTYEDVSEPDIVLVKLTKEDFIKLSI; encoded by the coding sequence ATGTTATTGAAAAGTTTAGGAAAAAACATATATATTAAACAGCCTGAATGGAGGGAACTTGCGTTTGTTGAATGGCTTTGGGCAGACAAAGATACTATGATAGACGTTGGTGGTACGGTTGATTTTAAGGAAAGTCGTAAAGTCGAATGGTATCGTCGTATGGTTCAACCGACTGATAAAAGAAACCTTTATTACCTTATTTATACATATGAAGATATTCCAGTTGGGGAAGTAAGTTTCCATCGATTTGACAAAGAAAAGGGTTTAGCAGAATTGAATGTAAAAATTGCATATAAGTATCGTAGGAAAGGTTATGCAAAAGAAGCTATTAGTCTACTATTAAACTATTATTTTTACGAATTTAACGGTGAGGTAATGGTTGACCGAGTCGCTAAAAATAATATACCAGGGCAAAAACTTCTAGTAGATTATGGATTTACTTATGAAGATGTTAGTGAGCCAGATATAGTTTTGGTTAAATTAACAAAAGAAGATTTTATAAAATTATCTATTTAA
- a CDS encoding DUF4269 domain-containing protein: protein MDCPIFDTLDYLRLGNEKQQHAYLALKKLNIYEILHPYTPILCGTIPIGVDIDSSDLDIIMEVHEVETFKQIVTEHFGKMRNFSLKSLMIREVEVTKANFFFEGFEFELFGQPIPVKQQYAYLHMIIEHAILKLDPSVKKEILSLKKQGYKTEPAFCKVLGLKGDPYLSLIQYGKVKRFI, encoded by the coding sequence ATGGACTGTCCAATATTTGATACACTAGATTATTTACGGTTAGGGAACGAAAAGCAACAACATGCCTATTTAGCATTAAAGAAACTAAATATATACGAAATTTTACATCCTTATACGCCTATCCTATGTGGAACGATTCCAATTGGCGTGGATATAGATAGTTCCGACTTAGATATAATCATGGAAGTCCATGAAGTTGAAACTTTTAAACAAATTGTAACCGAGCATTTTGGTAAAATGAGAAATTTCAGCTTAAAAAGTTTAATGATTAGAGAAGTGGAAGTAACAAAAGCAAATTTCTTTTTTGAAGGATTCGAATTTGAATTATTTGGTCAACCAATTCCTGTTAAACAGCAATATGCCTATCTACATATGATAATTGAACATGCGATTTTAAAACTGGATCCGTCAGTAAAAAAGGAAATCCTTTCACTAAAGAAACAGGGATACAAAACAGAACCGGCTTTTTGTAAGGTACTAGGGTTAAAAGGAGATCCTTATCTTTCACTGATCCAGTATGGGAAAGTGAAGAGGTTCATTTAA
- a CDS encoding GNAT family N-acetyltransferase, whose product MRTFKEKQIKASEVMELYKDAGWWNERTEQDMEKMLSQALAVGAWKNNTLIGFARAISDGIFRAYIEDVVIHSSYNRKGIGTQLIDKLSKELSDIDVISLFCEEDLITFYSKNEFKKSKSQFVLHKVKR is encoded by the coding sequence CTGCGTACATTTAAAGAGAAACAAATAAAAGCCAGTGAAGTGATGGAGCTTTATAAAGATGCTGGGTGGTGGAATGAAAGAACGGAGCAAGATATGGAAAAAATGTTATCCCAAGCATTAGCGGTAGGCGCATGGAAAAATAATACGCTTATAGGCTTTGCAAGAGCTATATCAGATGGGATTTTTAGAGCTTATATTGAAGATGTAGTTATTCATAGCTCTTATAATAGAAAAGGAATCGGTACTCAACTTATTGATAAATTATCAAAGGAATTGTCTGATATAGATGTAATTAGTTTATTTTGTGAGGAAGATTTAATTACCTTTTACAGCAAAAATGAGTTTAAGAAAAGCAAGTCACAGTTTGTATTGCATAAAGTTAAGCGATGA